One window of the Pseudarthrobacter sp. ATCC 49987 genome contains the following:
- a CDS encoding IS1249 family transposase, whose product MTVRSNQPRCGVCAQKLVKNGSTSAGRTRWRCRSCGASSTQSRVDVTKRAEFTAFISWITGKQRQGAHAGSERTFRRRSAWCWNVAPAAARTGEIHPVIMLDGTYFNGWCVLVAYTGEHVIAWQWCDREKHASWAALLRQIPAPAVAVVDGHKGLESALREHWPETNVQRCLFHIRQNIRTHLTMRPKLDAGKELLALAKALTHVTDLDQAAAWSGAFASWEARWESFLKHRTYAKKTGARPSHIGPAQTWWYTHLGLRRARGSLAAAIKAGHLFTWLTSATEGQQIARTTSPLEGGINAGLKDLLRNHRGLSEDHATRAVDWYLYQHTESPQDPWDLVKPHHWQPQKKESKEVEEPIQPALYDTAFSFEDGNGIQQGWGGRNR is encoded by the coding sequence GTGACGGTTCGATCAAATCAGCCCCGGTGTGGTGTATGTGCTCAGAAGCTTGTGAAGAACGGTTCGACCAGTGCCGGGCGGACGAGATGGCGGTGTAGGTCGTGTGGTGCTTCGAGTACTCAATCCCGGGTTGATGTCACGAAGAGGGCAGAGTTCACGGCCTTCATTTCCTGGATCACGGGGAAGCAGCGGCAAGGCGCCCACGCCGGCTCGGAGAGGACCTTCAGGCGCCGGAGTGCCTGGTGCTGGAATGTCGCCCCGGCGGCCGCGCGGACCGGGGAAATACACCCGGTGATCATGCTCGATGGCACCTACTTCAACGGCTGGTGCGTCCTGGTCGCTTACACCGGCGAGCACGTCATCGCGTGGCAGTGGTGTGACCGGGAAAAGCACGCCTCGTGGGCTGCGCTTCTGCGGCAGATCCCGGCCCCGGCGGTGGCCGTCGTGGATGGCCACAAGGGCCTGGAGAGCGCCTTGAGGGAACACTGGCCGGAAACGAACGTTCAACGGTGCCTGTTCCATATCCGGCAGAACATCCGCACGCATCTGACGATGCGTCCGAAGCTCGATGCCGGTAAGGAACTACTAGCCCTGGCCAAGGCACTCACCCACGTCACGGACCTTGACCAGGCCGCCGCCTGGTCCGGTGCGTTCGCTTCCTGGGAGGCCCGCTGGGAGAGCTTCCTCAAGCACCGGACCTACGCGAAGAAAACCGGCGCCAGGCCCTCACACATCGGACCGGCACAGACCTGGTGGTACACACATCTGGGCCTGCGCCGGGCACGGGGAAGCCTGGCCGCTGCCATCAAGGCAGGGCACCTCTTCACCTGGCTTACCAGCGCTACCGAAGGCCAGCAGATCGCCCGGACGACCAGCCCGCTGGAGGGAGGAATCAACGCAGGCCTCAAAGACCTTCTGCGGAACCACCGCGGCCTCAGCGAAGACCACGCCACACGCGCCGTCGACTGGTACCTCTACCAGCACACTGAATCACCCCAGGACCCTTGGGACCTCGTGAAACCACACCACTGGCAACCCCAAAAGAAGGAGTCAAAGGAGGTGGAGGAGCCCATCCAACCGGCCCTCTACGACACAGCCTTCAGCTTCGAAGACGGCAACGGAATCCAGCAAGGATGGGGCGGAAGAAACCGGTGA
- a CDS encoding DNA polymerase III subunit gamma and tau, which produces MTVTTALYRRYRPDSFADVIGQEHVTEPLMTALRKNRVNHAYLFSGPRGCGKTTSARILARCLNCAEGPTDTPCGKCASCVELARGGSGSLDVIEIDAASHGGVDDARDLRERATYAPVRDRYKIFIIDEAHMVTSAGFNALLKIVEEPPEHIKFIFATTEPDKVIGTIRSRTHHYPFRLVPPEPLMAYLELLCTQENVPVAPGVLSLVIRAGGGSVRDSLSVLDQLMAGAGPNGLDYELAVALLGYTHASLLDDVVEAVAASDAATVFRAVDRVIQTGHDPRRFVEDLLERFRDLIIVQAMPESAQSILRGMPADQIARLQNQAHNLGAAELSRAADVTNTALTEMTGATSPRLHLELLCARILLPSSEQTERGIAARIDRVERRLNYAGNDVGAPAAQTAPAAASPVPAAASPGPAAAAPAATAPAAALERDAEPARETLTAPRVNTRDWPVDEAAAVNRGASGKATPPPASAPVDASGAAPVAASPSAPAEPAQNLPAPSVPAAATAAAPGSGSGPDVEVLRRAWPEILQTLTKIKRSTWALVEPNAQVGHFEDHVLTLAFTTSGLAGAFGRADHSENLRQAIHKTIGIECQITAVASGSNSAASSEPNPKAPASRDVPATSTDADWGLPPAAPAQTEPERTVQAPSAAPAVRPAAGQAPTTPDEPVQIPVSAHVPATAAPAEPRATFPADAAESEQPGAAPDSAGSYAHPDDDWGPPRDEDAPPLDEEPPMDWDPSAPALARAAQPAPASDRTKTAAPAGSGAAAKKSQTHTPAPQAPDTANDPWARAVEQAPGIWTIAADSNVGSYRPEESITPDPTPEPEPPHYEPAAAQVPQYAAAVSASATYEPVASSSNGWGDSSELVPAGAAAAPVSVSAAAVAPTAGPAAAPVTAPAAQQSNGRQSLYQRLSNSPEAEAGRAKAPARATATTTYVQDIPSADDETIEESGVFGRAAVERILGGKLVEERSLDGSPLPPRF; this is translated from the coding sequence GTGACTGTTACTACCGCCCTTTACCGCAGATACCGCCCCGATTCGTTCGCGGACGTTATCGGGCAGGAACACGTCACCGAGCCGCTGATGACGGCCCTACGCAAGAACCGCGTGAACCACGCCTACCTCTTTTCAGGCCCCCGCGGCTGCGGAAAAACCACCTCTGCCCGCATCCTGGCGCGCTGCCTGAACTGTGCTGAGGGGCCCACGGACACCCCCTGCGGCAAGTGCGCCAGCTGCGTCGAACTCGCCCGAGGCGGCTCCGGATCCCTCGACGTCATTGAAATCGACGCTGCCAGCCACGGCGGCGTCGACGACGCCCGCGACCTGCGCGAACGGGCCACCTATGCCCCCGTCCGCGACCGGTACAAGATCTTCATCATCGACGAAGCCCACATGGTCACCTCGGCCGGCTTCAACGCCCTGCTCAAGATCGTCGAAGAGCCGCCGGAACACATCAAGTTCATCTTCGCCACCACGGAGCCGGACAAGGTCATCGGCACCATCCGCTCCCGCACGCACCACTACCCGTTCCGCCTCGTGCCCCCCGAGCCGCTCATGGCGTACCTCGAGCTGCTCTGCACGCAGGAGAACGTTCCCGTGGCACCGGGTGTGCTCTCGCTCGTCATCCGCGCCGGCGGGGGTTCAGTGCGGGACTCGCTCTCTGTCCTGGACCAGCTCATGGCGGGCGCCGGACCCAACGGCCTGGACTACGAGCTCGCCGTCGCGCTGCTGGGCTACACCCATGCTTCCCTGCTCGATGACGTTGTGGAGGCCGTGGCAGCGTCCGACGCCGCTACCGTGTTCCGAGCAGTGGACCGGGTCATCCAGACCGGTCATGACCCGCGCCGGTTCGTGGAGGACCTGCTCGAGCGCTTCCGGGACCTGATCATCGTCCAGGCCATGCCGGAGAGCGCCCAGTCAATCCTCCGCGGTATGCCCGCCGACCAGATCGCGCGCCTGCAGAACCAGGCGCATAATCTGGGGGCGGCCGAGCTGTCCCGGGCTGCGGACGTCACCAACACCGCCCTGACCGAGATGACCGGTGCCACCTCGCCGCGGCTGCACCTGGAACTGCTGTGCGCCCGCATCCTGCTGCCGTCCTCCGAGCAGACCGAGCGCGGCATCGCCGCCCGGATCGACCGGGTGGAACGCCGCCTGAACTACGCCGGGAACGACGTCGGGGCTCCCGCCGCCCAGACCGCTCCCGCAGCGGCGTCTCCGGTTCCGGCAGCTGCATCTCCCGGACCTGCGGCTGCAGCCCCGGCGGCCACCGCACCTGCCGCTGCCCTTGAGCGCGATGCCGAACCGGCCCGGGAAACGCTCACTGCGCCGCGCGTCAACACCCGCGACTGGCCCGTCGACGAGGCCGCCGCGGTCAACCGGGGGGCTTCCGGGAAGGCCACGCCTCCCCCGGCGTCCGCGCCGGTGGATGCCTCCGGCGCAGCTCCCGTTGCCGCTTCCCCGTCTGCGCCGGCAGAACCTGCCCAGAACCTGCCGGCGCCCTCGGTGCCTGCGGCTGCGACCGCCGCGGCGCCTGGCTCAGGATCCGGGCCCGACGTCGAAGTCCTCCGCCGCGCGTGGCCGGAGATCCTGCAGACGCTGACCAAGATCAAGCGCAGCACGTGGGCCCTCGTCGAGCCAAATGCCCAGGTGGGCCACTTCGAAGACCATGTCCTGACGCTCGCCTTCACCACGTCCGGGCTTGCTGGTGCGTTCGGCCGGGCGGACCACTCCGAGAACCTGCGACAGGCGATCCACAAGACGATCGGCATCGAATGCCAGATCACTGCAGTGGCCAGCGGAAGCAACAGCGCAGCGAGCTCTGAGCCAAACCCAAAAGCACCCGCTAGCCGGGACGTTCCGGCCACGTCCACCGACGCTGACTGGGGCCTGCCCCCGGCTGCCCCGGCGCAAACGGAGCCGGAACGGACGGTGCAGGCTCCGTCCGCCGCCCCCGCCGTTCGGCCTGCGGCGGGCCAGGCCCCGACTACCCCGGACGAGCCCGTCCAGATCCCGGTATCGGCGCACGTCCCCGCAACTGCAGCCCCGGCGGAACCGCGGGCCACTTTTCCGGCAGACGCGGCTGAAAGCGAACAGCCGGGCGCCGCCCCGGACTCCGCCGGCTCGTATGCCCACCCCGACGACGACTGGGGACCTCCGCGCGACGAGGACGCTCCGCCGCTGGACGAGGAACCGCCCATGGACTGGGACCCCTCGGCACCCGCCCTCGCCCGGGCCGCCCAGCCGGCACCCGCATCTGACCGCACGAAGACCGCCGCCCCGGCGGGTTCCGGTGCTGCTGCCAAGAAGTCCCAGACACACACGCCGGCGCCCCAAGCTCCGGACACCGCCAACGACCCGTGGGCACGGGCCGTCGAGCAGGCCCCTGGCATCTGGACGATTGCCGCGGACTCCAACGTCGGAAGCTACCGGCCCGAGGAATCCATTACTCCCGACCCAACCCCGGAGCCTGAACCCCCGCACTACGAACCTGCCGCGGCCCAGGTCCCGCAGTACGCCGCGGCAGTATCGGCTTCCGCCACGTATGAGCCTGTCGCCTCCTCGTCGAACGGTTGGGGAGACTCATCTGAGTTGGTGCCGGCAGGCGCTGCAGCCGCTCCAGTCTCCGTGAGCGCTGCGGCGGTTGCTCCGACCGCCGGACCAGCAGCTGCACCGGTCACGGCCCCCGCGGCGCAACAGTCCAACGGCCGGCAAAGCCTGTATCAGCGGCTGTCCAACAGCCCCGAGGCGGAGGCTGGACGCGCCAAAGCTCCGGCCCGTGCTACCGCCACCACCACCTATGTCCAGGACATCCCCAGCGCGGACGACGAAACGATCGAGGAATCAGGCGTCTTCGGACGGGCCGCCGTCGAACGAATCCTGGGCGGAAAACTCGTGGAAGAGCGGTCGCTGGACGGAAGCCCGCTGCCGCCGCGCTTCTAG
- the recR gene encoding recombination mediator RecR — protein MYEGAVQELIDELGRLPGVGPKSAQRLAFHILEADPQDMKRLADAIITVKERVKFCTVCGNVTEQELCNICRDPRRDPSIICVVEESKDVLAVERTRSFRGRYHVLGGAINPIAGIGPEQLRIRELLTRLNDGAIQEIIIATDPNLEGEATATYLARMLKSIGIAVTRLASGLPVGGDLEYADEVTLGRAFEGRRNALS, from the coding sequence GTGTACGAAGGTGCAGTTCAAGAGTTGATTGACGAGCTCGGACGCCTTCCCGGCGTCGGGCCCAAGTCCGCCCAGCGGCTCGCCTTCCACATTCTCGAGGCCGACCCCCAGGATATGAAACGGCTCGCGGATGCCATCATCACGGTCAAGGAACGGGTGAAATTCTGCACGGTCTGCGGCAACGTCACCGAGCAGGAACTGTGCAATATCTGCCGTGACCCACGCCGGGATCCCTCGATCATCTGTGTCGTCGAAGAATCCAAGGACGTCCTCGCCGTGGAACGCACCCGCTCGTTCCGCGGCCGGTATCACGTGCTGGGCGGAGCCATTAATCCCATTGCGGGCATCGGCCCCGAGCAGCTCCGGATCCGTGAACTCCTCACCCGGCTCAACGACGGCGCCATCCAGGAAATCATCATCGCCACCGACCCCAATCTGGAGGGCGAGGCCACGGCCACCTACTTGGCGCGCATGCTCAAGTCGATTGGCATCGCTGTCACCCGTCTTGCTTCAGGCCTGCCCGTGGGAGGCGATCTCGAATACGCGGACGAGGTCACGCTGGGCCGCGCGTTCGAGGGCCGCCGCAACGCCCTGAGCTGA